In Pieris rapae chromosome 18, ilPieRapa1.1, whole genome shotgun sequence, one genomic interval encodes:
- the LOC111004280 gene encoding probable small nuclear ribonucleoprotein G — translation MSKAHPPELKKFMDKKLSLKLNAGRAVTGVLRGFDPFMNLVLDESVEETKDGQRNNIGMVVIRGNSIVMLESLDRI, via the exons ATGTCCAAAGCACATCCACcagaattaaaaaa aTTCATGGACAAGAAATTGTCATTAAAGCTAAATGCTGGGCGGGCAGTTACCGGTGTCCTTCGAGGATTTGATCCGTTTATGAATTTAGTACTTGATGAATCCGTAGAAGAAACTAAAGATGGCCAGCGAAACAATATAGGCATGGTG GTTATCCGAGGAAACAGTATTGTTATGTTGGAATCATTAGATAGAATATAG